The following nucleotide sequence is from Actinomycetota bacterium.
TGCTCTCCAACAAGGGAGGAATCGCTGCCGGAAAATCACCATCGACAATCGCAGCAATCGCAGCGCTGGGATCAAAATCGTCAACAGCCGACTGCAATGCGCGCAGGAAACTCACGCATTCTGTTGGTTCGCGCCAACCAGCCAGTGCCTCGAAAGGCTCGAGGGCGATCAGCATTTCGGTCTTTTCGGACCGATCTGCGAACACCGGCAGTGAATCAGACGTGGCGATCTGGGCCTTGTAGCCATCGGCTGCAAACTCTGCCGGCGGATGCACCTGGATTGAAAGCGGGCGGGCTGCGGCGAGAAACTTCACCAGGATCGGTACATCGCCGCCGAAAACATCGGGATTCAGGAAGGCGCCGGTCGCAATGCCATCTGCCCCGACCAGCGGCGATCGGCCACTGGGATGCGCGCCGTACCAGAGCTCGGCTTGCGCTTCACCTGTACTGGCGCCGACCCATGGGGCCAAGCCATCAACGACTCCCCAGTCGTAGTTCTTCAGCGCCCCCCGCACGACCAGCGACACGCTATGCCTGACCTGGCGTTGTCGCCTCATCGATCAACATCACCGGAATGCCATCACGGACAGGAAAGACCAAGCCACACACCGTGCAGGTCAGCGTTCTGGCGGCTTCATCTGCCTTCAGTGAGCCGTGCGCATCGCATGGGCATGCCAGTACCTGCCAGAGCGCAGGATCAAGTCCCAATGGCGCAGTGCTCATGACAGCTCTCCCTCGATGACAGTCAGGACGTGAGGCGCATGCGCTGCAGCAGTGCATCGCGAAGCTCGGCCATCCGTGCTGGGTCCCTGGCCTCCACATTAAGGCGCAGCAGCGGCTCGGTATTACTCGGGCGTACGTTGAATGCCCAATCTGAAGCCGTGATGCTCAGGCCGTCGAGCTCATCGACTTCAACTCCTGGCAACTGGCTGTACTCAGCCTTGATGGCTGCGGTGACTCCTGCTTGATCAGCAACCTCGGTGTTGATCTCACCGCTGAGCGAGTAGCGAATGTATTGGGCCAGCATGGATGACAGCGTGGTCCCAACGGGCGTGTGCCCAAGAGCCGAGATCGTGTGGAGCGCAGCAAGCATGCCCGAATCGGCCCGCCAGAACTCACGGAAGTAGAAGTGACCTGAGTGCTCGCCGCCAAACACCGCATTCGTCTCGGCCATGCGCGCCTTGATGAACGAGTGCCCCACGCGCGTGCGCACAGGAACGCCGCCGTTCTCGATGATGACCTCTGGCACCGAACGCGAGGTGATGAGATTGTGAATCACTGCCGAGCCCGGTGACTTCGCCAGCTCACGCACAGCAATGAGTGCCGTCAAAGTTGAAGGACTGACAAGTTCGCCCCTCTCATCGACGACAAAGCATCGGTCCGCATCACCATCAAAGGCCAGCCCAAGGTCAGCACCGACAGCGACCACACGAGCCTGTAGATCAACAAGCGTCTCGGGGTCAATCGGATTTGCCTCGTGATTGGGAAAGGAGCCATCGAGTTCGAAGTACATCGAGATGACCTCAAGCGGAAGCGGGGGTAATCCGGCAGCACCCTGCAGCACCGCCGGCACGGTGTAGCCACCCATGCCATTGCCCGCATCGACCACCACTTTGAGGGGTCGAACAGAGGAGACATCAACAAGCTCACGCATATAACTTGCGTAGTCAGCAAGCATGTCCTGCGAACGAGTCTGGCCGCGCGGGCCCTCATACGTCGGAACACCCTGCTCGATGAGTTCACGAATAGCGCGCAGGCCGGAGTCCTGCCCCACGGGGGAAGCTTCCTGCTTGCACAGTTTGATGCCGTTGTACTGGGCCGGGTTATGACTGGCAGTGAACATCGCTCCGGGCAAGTTCAAGCGACCTGAGGCGAAATACAGCCCATCTGTGCTCGCCAGACCAATGAGCACCACATCGCAGCCTTGGTCCTGCACACCATCTGCGAAAGAGGCGACCAACTCCGGACCCGATGGGCGCATGTCGTGGGCGATGACCACGGCCCCGGGTCCGCCGTCATGAGCTGCCAGCCCCAGCACGCGAACGAACGCCGCGCCGACCTCATAAGCGAGGGTGGCGTCGAGCTGGTCGGGATAGATGCCACGAATGTCATAGGCCTTGATGACTTGCTCAAGGCTGCCCTGCTGATGATTACGCACGGGGGAAGGTTACCGGTCGGGCAGAACAGCCAGATGAACTAGAAATCCCTGTCAGCATTCGGCTCGATGTAGGACTCATCGTGCGTCAGCATGCGCAGGTGGCCGCGTCGGGCTACCTCGACAGCGCCATTGGGAACCGGTGGGTGGTCAATGTCGCCGCCAGGCACGTAGCGAGGTCGTGCTGCCTCGCGAACAGCATTGGCCAATGCCTCAAGATCATCGGAAGTCGGCTTCAGCGCATCTGGATCGGGGGTGATGCGCACGATCTCCCAGCCGCGAGGGGCAGTCAGTCGCTCACTGTGCATCTGGCAAAGGTCGTAGCAGTGTGGCTCAGCATACGTGGCCAGTGGTCCAAGGACAGCGGTCGAATCTGCGTAGACATACGTCAATGTAGAGGCCGCAGGGGCCTGACATGAGGGCTTGGAACAGCGACGACGAGCCACACGGGCACGCTAGCGTTCACGGGGAGCAAGTCAGAGCAGGACGCGCCGAACCTACTTCTGAACAGGCAGCCCGGCGTCCTGAATCGCGGTGGGCACAGCAACCTGAGTGCGCAATGCCTGCCACGGGTAGCCAGTGACCAGATCTCCGAAGCGCGAGTTCTCCAGCACCTGGTGTGCCACCAGGAATGGAGCGGAGTTGACGGGAGTGACCACCGCGGTGAACCAGGACGAATTCTGTTGCAGATTCAACGGAATCCACTTCACCGTCCCGGCCGGGATCGTGACTTCACGCTCCTGCACGGCACTTGAGACGACATCGCGCCCGAGGTAGGGATACAAGGAGATCTTGACCTTTGACTCCCCCTTTGGCGCTGTCAAAGCCAGGCGCACTCGTGTTGCCCCTTGCACGGGCAGCCCACTGACAGCAGCGGTGGTCATCAGGGCCTGAGCGCCAGATGCGTAGGCGGTGTCGTTCTGCTGATTGCGGCTGCCGAAGAACTGACGCATACCCGCAACGATTGGCTGGTCAGATGTGAGTTCCAAAGTGGTCGGCTGGCCTTGGGTCACACTGGACATGTCCATGCTCACCACGCTGTCACTTGGCACAGTGATCTGGTCACGTTCGGCAGGCTGGAAGGTGCCATCGCTGGTCATCACGTTGATGGAGACCTGCGCATCCTGATCTCCGGGTGCGGCGATGGCGAGCACTCGCGCACCGCTGCCTGGAAACACGCCGGGCACGTAGACATGCTTCGCCGGGGCAGCCGCGCGCGGAACCCATTCGGTGCCAATGGACTGCAGGCCAGACATCTGATCATCGTCGACCGAGGCGCCTATGCGCCCGGTGCGAGCGATGACGTGGATCGCTGACGTGGCAACGCCGGGAGCCAATGCATCAATGCGCACGTACATGCGCTGCAGCGGACTGACCACCAATCCGCGACCACCCGGCGCATCCACAATGCCACCCGGGCCGTAGATCACCAGATCAACGACAGCCGCGAAGTTGTCCGGATTGACCAACACCACTCGCGTTTGTCGACCAGCAACCGCGCCGCCGCCGACAAACCAGAAATCCGATCCCGCGGAATCGCAAGGCGTGCTTGCCATGCCGCGGCCAGTACCGCGAGGTGAGCGGCTCCACTGATTGGCGATCAGGCCCGGCGCCAGCGATCCAGTGCCTACGACGCGGATAGGCGGAAGCTTGCGGCCAGCTGCAGAGATCTCGGTCTGCGCCCCCGGAGCGGTGAGCCGCGCCTTGGCCGAAACCCGGCCAACCAGGGTCGTCAGGTTCACCAGCCCGGCGCCCTCTTCTTGACCTGCTTGGCCCGGCACCACCGCAGCTGTGACGCGCGCGCCCGCTTGTGCACCGACGCCAGGTTCAGGACACAGCAGCACCGAGGATTGAATCGGTTCCATGGCAACAGCGAGATCCTCGTCATTATTGATGCCGAACTGCCCGATCACTCCCAGGCCCAGAATCAAGGCGACACTGATCAGCGCGACGCGAAGGAAGAATCCTGCCTGTGAAGGCTCACTCACGAACTCTTCAAGCTCCAGGCAAGGACCGCCATCAGGAAGTTCGGTGCTCATGGCTCACCGCCTGCACATCAAAGCCAAAGCCATCCAGATCTGGATCGCTTTCATCAAGACGTCGTGTTGGCAGCGCCAGAACGACCAGCACGATCAGCACGATCAGTTGCATCCACATCCACAGGGTGCGCGTCCAGGCATCAAAGCGAACTTCCACCTGCGTTGCGCCAGCTGGAACAGTGAAGGCCTGCGACCAAGCAAGCGTGCCAGCAGGCGTGACGGCCTCCAGGCCTGTCTCATCGCCGGTCTTGGGATCGATGACCACTGCCTTCCACCCACCATTGGCCAAGGCACCTACGACCAACTGCCGGTCAACTCCGGCTGCCTCAAGAGTCTGGGCCAAGTACGGATCGGTGCCAACGCCAACAGCAGCCAGCCGAGCAGGTTCCCCGCCGACCACATTCAATTCTGAGGCCTTGCCATCGGTCAGCAACCGTGCCCGTGACGTCACGCCGTCAATCCCCCAGAGCACCTCGCCATTGGCGCTGGAAAGTCGTCGCAATCCGGGCTCGCCATCAAGGATGGGGATCAGATCCGCTGACGTGCCTTTGGCGAGCAGCACGTAGCGGACTCCGTAGCCACTGAGCACTTCGATTTCATTACCACCGCGACCTGAGGCAAGGGCTGCAACTTCAGCATCAATGGGCTCCCACACCTCTCCGGGTGGCGCCATGTCGGCATCGCCCAGCACCGGACCCGGGCCGTTCAGCATTGTGTAGAGCACTCGGCCAGCCCGATCGGCTCTCAACATCAAGGTGCGCGGAGCTGCCGGACTCAGCGAGTCAGCGGCGACGAAGGCGGGCACTGCGCTCGGTGATGACTTATG
It contains:
- a CDS encoding Trm112 family protein, whose protein sequence is MSTAPLGLDPALWQVLACPCDAHGSLKADEAARTLTCTVCGLVFPVRDGIPVMLIDEATTPGQA
- a CDS encoding phosphomannomutase/phosphoglucomutase encodes the protein MRNHQQGSLEQVIKAYDIRGIYPDQLDATLAYEVGAAFVRVLGLAAHDGGPGAVVIAHDMRPSGPELVASFADGVQDQGCDVVLIGLASTDGLYFASGRLNLPGAMFTASHNPAQYNGIKLCKQEASPVGQDSGLRAIRELIEQGVPTYEGPRGQTRSQDMLADYASYMRELVDVSSVRPLKVVVDAGNGMGGYTVPAVLQGAAGLPPLPLEVISMYFELDGSFPNHEANPIDPETLVDLQARVVAVGADLGLAFDGDADRCFVVDERGELVSPSTLTALIAVRELAKSPGSAVIHNLITSRSVPEVIIENGGVPVRTRVGHSFIKARMAETNAVFGGEHSGHFYFREFWRADSGMLAALHTISALGHTPVGTTLSSMLAQYIRYSLSGEINTEVADQAGVTAAIKAEYSQLPGVEVDELDGLSITASDWAFNVRPSNTEPLLRLNVEARDPARMAELRDALLQRMRLTS
- a CDS encoding DUF3499 domain-containing protein; translated protein: MARRRCSKPSCQAPAASTLTYVYADSTAVLGPLATYAEPHCYDLCQMHSERLTAPRGWEIVRITPDPDALKPTSDDLEALANAVREAARPRYVPGGDIDHPPVPNGAVEVARRGHLRMLTHDESYIEPNADRDF
- a CDS encoding DUF5719 family protein encodes the protein MSTELPDGGPCLELEEFVSEPSQAGFFLRVALISVALILGLGVIGQFGINNDEDLAVAMEPIQSSVLLCPEPGVGAQAGARVTAAVVPGQAGQEEGAGLVNLTTLVGRVSAKARLTAPGAQTEISAAGRKLPPIRVVGTGSLAPGLIANQWSRSPRGTGRGMASTPCDSAGSDFWFVGGGAVAGRQTRVVLVNPDNFAAVVDLVIYGPGGIVDAPGGRGLVVSPLQRMYVRIDALAPGVATSAIHVIARTGRIGASVDDDQMSGLQSIGTEWVPRAAAPAKHVYVPGVFPGSGARVLAIAAPGDQDAQVSINVMTSDGTFQPAERDQITVPSDSVVSMDMSSVTQGQPTTLELTSDQPIVAGMRQFFGSRNQQNDTAYASGAQALMTTAAVSGLPVQGATRVRLALTAPKGESKVKISLYPYLGRDVVSSAVQEREVTIPAGTVKWIPLNLQQNSSWFTAVVTPVNSAPFLVAHQVLENSRFGDLVTGYPWQALRTQVAVPTAIQDAGLPVQK